The following proteins are encoded in a genomic region of Candidatus Diapherotrites archaeon:
- the lysA gene encoding diaminopimelate decarboxylase — protein sequence MQRQWFESEGHLEVKANRLLFAGADAAGLAAEFGTPLYAYNPERIRQNFLRVKKAFEKHSDGKFDIHYAMKANANLSILKLLKAEGAKVDATSPQEAMLALNAGFKAEEVLFTGTSVSDDDFSQLIKSGVQINVDSVSQIHRLAKLGYKGKFSCRWNPGEGMGIGLNPNVITAGKFIKFGVPEHNVLKAYRLAAESGMKIAGLHQHLGSGWLGDDLPVFLKGVDKTIALAKQIEKETKAKLEFIDFGGGPGIPYRKEDKAFPIEEYAKGLCSKMKESGLDAGIKIEPGRYVVGDAGILLAEINTVEEKFVPIIGVNAGFNTLARPALYGSYHELLVCENVYSAETKEFLVAGNLCESTDVFTESKKHLRRMPVPKEGQTLAFLNAGAYGFAMASLYNLRPRPKEIFVEKGKAKVVGKGDSFDDLQKIF from the coding sequence ATGCAAAGGCAATGGTTTGAAAGCGAAGGGCATTTGGAAGTGAAGGCGAACAGGCTCCTGTTCGCGGGCGCTGACGCAGCAGGCCTGGCCGCAGAGTTCGGCACCCCGCTTTATGCCTACAATCCTGAGCGCATAAGGCAGAATTTCCTGCGCGTCAAAAAAGCGTTTGAAAAGCATTCCGACGGGAAGTTCGACATCCATTATGCGATGAAGGCGAATGCTAACCTTTCAATCCTCAAACTCCTGAAGGCGGAAGGCGCTAAGGTTGACGCGACGAGCCCGCAGGAGGCAATGCTTGCATTGAATGCCGGCTTCAAGGCTGAAGAAGTTTTGTTCACGGGCACTTCGGTTTCCGATGACGATTTCAGCCAGCTCATCAAATCTGGCGTGCAAATTAACGTTGACTCGGTTTCGCAGATCCACAGGCTGGCAAAGCTTGGCTACAAGGGAAAGTTTTCATGCAGGTGGAATCCCGGCGAGGGAATGGGCATCGGCCTGAATCCGAACGTGATAACCGCGGGCAAATTCATAAAGTTCGGCGTGCCGGAACACAATGTTTTGAAAGCCTACAGGCTTGCGGCTGAAAGCGGAATGAAGATTGCGGGATTGCACCAGCATCTCGGCTCCGGCTGGCTTGGCGATGATTTGCCCGTATTCTTGAAGGGCGTTGACAAGACGATTGCGCTTGCAAAGCAGATTGAAAAGGAAACAAAGGCAAAGCTTGAATTCATCGACTTCGGCGGCGGGCCGGGCATTCCATACAGGAAAGAGGACAAGGCGTTTCCGATTGAAGAGTATGCAAAAGGCCTGTGTTCCAAAATGAAGGAATCGGGGCTTGACGCGGGCATCAAGATCGAGCCGGGCAGGTATGTTGTCGGCGATGCCGGCATTCTTTTGGCGGAAATCAATACAGTCGAGGAAAAATTCGTTCCCATAATCGGCGTCAACGCCGGCTTCAATACGCTGGCGAGACCGGCATTGTATGGCAGCTACCACGAGCTACTGGTGTGCGAAAACGTTTACTCTGCGGAAACAAAAGAGTTTTTGGTCGCCGGCAATTTGTGCGAGTCGACGGATGTTTTCACTGAAAGCAAAAAGCATCTGCGCAGAATGCCCGTGCCGAAAGAAGGGCAGACGCTTGCCTTCCTCAATGCGGGCGCGTACGGATTTGCAATGGCATCGCTTTACAACCTGAGGCCGAGGCCGAAAGAAATCTTCGTGGAAAAAGGCAAGGCGAAAGTTGTGGGAAAAGGCGACAGTTTTGATGATTTGCAGAAAATTTTTTGA
- the dapF gene encoding diaminopimelate epimerase has protein sequence MRVKFSKIHGLGNDFIVLNELKAKALPDEMKAAFSKAFSKRKFGVGSDGVLVLGPSKKADFRMTVFNADGSRAEECFNGLRCVSLEFFLVSGKKEFSIETDTKTVKAKIISFDKAENLAIVQTEFFGDMKVEAKDSAIEIDGEKFNYDFVNVGNPHAVIFTRQPVDKIDLERIGHKIEYHKNFAPGRTNTEFVNIVSDRHVRMRVHERGDCETLACGSGSVAIVLAGIASGTLKAGDWIIVSNPGGDLKIRKDGNVLVQGPAQKVFEGELDAKAMV, from the coding sequence ATGCGCGTAAAGTTTTCAAAAATCCACGGTCTCGGCAATGATTTCATTGTCCTCAACGAATTGAAGGCGAAGGCGCTGCCGGACGAAATGAAGGCAGCGTTTTCCAAGGCTTTCTCGAAGAGAAAGTTTGGCGTCGGCTCTGATGGAGTGTTGGTGCTGGGACCGTCGAAGAAGGCGGATTTCCGGATGACGGTTTTCAATGCAGACGGCAGCAGGGCCGAGGAATGCTTCAACGGCCTGCGCTGCGTTTCGCTTGAATTTTTCCTTGTTTCAGGGAAGAAAGAGTTTTCCATCGAAACGGACACGAAAACAGTCAAGGCAAAGATAATATCGTTTGACAAGGCGGAAAACCTGGCGATCGTGCAGACCGAATTCTTCGGGGACATGAAGGTTGAGGCAAAGGACTCGGCAATTGAAATCGATGGCGAAAAGTTCAATTACGATTTCGTCAATGTCGGCAACCCGCATGCCGTAATATTCACCAGACAGCCGGTCGACAAAATCGATTTGGAGCGCATCGGCCACAAGATTGAATACCACAAAAACTTTGCGCCCGGCCGCACGAACACGGAGTTTGTGAACATTGTTTCGGACAGGCACGTGAGGATGAGGGTGCACGAGCGCGGGGACTGCGAAACTCTTGCATGCGGCTCAGGTTCCGTTGCAATCGTATTGGCGGGAATTGCCTCCGGAACGCTGAAAGCGGGTGACTGGATAATAGTGAGCAATCCGGGCGGGGATTTGAAGATCAGAAAGGACGGGAACGTGCTGGTGCAGGGCCCGGCGCAGAAGGTTTTCGAGGGCGAGCTGGATGCAAAGGCAATGGTTTGA
- a CDS encoding pyridoxal phosphate-dependent aminotransferase: MFEDRLNPNAKRLLEAPYPFKAVDEGKELAQKKFGKEFLIDFGVGDPTDATPEIVRNACKRAVDEEKCSGYPVTAGTGDLRESISGWLKKRFNVSVSANEIVSTYGAKYSCFVVPRLFIDAGKGEHAIVPNPGYPPYSSGTIIAGGIPHYYNLLPENDFEPDFESIPQSAVKKSKILFLNSPQSPTAKIYAKEKLKEAVDFCNDNKIVLVSDECYSDLYFGEPPHSIFEIKGSENCAIVLNSLSKRSMMTGYATGFVASKNPVLLNAFKRIQDKSVQGVASFIQAASAAAFSDERHPVEMRKIYKERLDIIAPALNAIGCEFMMPEGTFFLWAKIPARFSSPQKFCEWLLMEKGINSVPGNLISETVGGVNPGKDRARFALVPQIERVREAAKRLSE, encoded by the coding sequence ATGTTTGAGGACAGGCTCAACCCGAACGCTAAAAGGCTGCTTGAGGCGCCCTATCCTTTCAAGGCGGTCGACGAAGGCAAGGAACTCGCGCAGAAAAAATTCGGAAAGGAGTTCTTGATAGACTTCGGCGTAGGCGATCCCACTGATGCCACGCCTGAAATAGTCCGCAATGCCTGCAAGAGGGCGGTCGACGAGGAAAAATGTTCCGGCTATCCGGTCACTGCCGGAACAGGCGATTTGCGCGAAAGCATTTCGGGCTGGCTCAAAAAGCGGTTCAATGTTTCCGTTTCAGCCAACGAGATTGTTTCGACTTATGGCGCCAAGTATTCGTGCTTTGTGGTTCCGAGGCTGTTCATTGACGCGGGAAAAGGCGAGCACGCGATAGTGCCGAATCCGGGTTATCCTCCTTACTCGTCAGGCACGATTATCGCGGGCGGGATCCCGCACTATTACAATCTCCTGCCCGAAAACGATTTCGAGCCGGATTTCGAAAGCATTCCGCAAAGCGCCGTGAAAAAGTCGAAGATTTTGTTCCTGAACTCGCCGCAGAGCCCTACGGCGAAAATCTACGCAAAGGAAAAGCTGAAGGAAGCAGTTGATTTCTGCAACGACAACAAAATCGTTCTTGTCTCGGATGAATGCTATTCCGACCTGTATTTTGGGGAGCCGCCTCACAGCATATTTGAAATCAAAGGAAGTGAAAATTGCGCAATCGTGCTCAATTCTTTGTCGAAGCGAAGCATGATGACAGGCTATGCCACGGGCTTTGTTGCGTCAAAGAATCCGGTTCTGCTCAATGCCTTCAAGCGCATACAGGACAAGTCAGTGCAGGGCGTGGCATCTTTCATCCAGGCGGCGTCAGCCGCGGCATTTTCCGATGAAAGGCATCCGGTTGAAATGAGAAAGATTTACAAGGAAAGGCTTGACATAATCGCGCCCGCGCTGAATGCGATCGGCTGCGAGTTCATGATGCCTGAGGGAACGTTTTTCCTGTGGGCAAAAATTCCAGCCCGTTTTTCCTCGCCGCAGAAATTCTGCGAGTGGCTGCTCATGGAAAAGGGCATAAACTCCGTGCCGGGCAACCTGATAAGCGAAACCGTCGGCGGCGTGAATCCGGGAAAGGACAGGGCGAGGTTTGCGCTGGTTCCGCAGATTGAAAGGGTGAGAGAAGCGGCAAAAAGGCTTTCGGAATAA